One Elaeis guineensis isolate ETL-2024a chromosome 10, EG11, whole genome shotgun sequence genomic window carries:
- the LOC105053209 gene encoding uncharacterized protein At1g66480, which translates to MGNTIGGKKRTAKVMKIDGTTFRLKPPATAGGVLRDHPGFSLLDAEEVKQLGLRSRPLQPETLLRPGKLYFLVELPRLPDQRRTWSGALHVSAKERLESLMLSRRSVSDLSLTKSEPDGPVRLRMRLPKAQVTKFMEESKDSAEAAEKIMELCLAKDGNTAQAPAGVPPAVKTGRKEKRTRFVATPDEIIA; encoded by the exons ATGGGTAACACCATAGGAGGCAAGAAGAGAACCGCCAAGGTGATGAAGATAGACGGGACAACGTTCCGTCTCAAGCCCCCGGCCACGGCCGGCGGCGTCCTCCGGGATCACCCGGGCTTCAGCCTCCTCGATGCCGAGGAGGTCAAGCAGCTGGGCCTTCGGTCCCGGCCACTGCAGCCCGAGACTCTCCTCCGGCCGGGCAAGCTCTACTTCCTCGTAGAGCTTCCCCGGCTCCCGGACCAGCGTCGCACCTGGTCCGGGGCGCTCCACGTGAGCGCTAAGGAGCGGCTGGAGAGCCTCATGCTCTCCCGCCGCTCCGTCTCTGACCTCTCTCTCACCAAGTCGGAGCCCGATGGCCCAGTACGCCTCCGCATGAGGTTGCCAAAGGCTCAAGTGACGAAGTTCATGGAGGAGAGCAAGGATTCGGCGGAGGCGGCCGAGAAGATCATGGAGCTCTGCCTCGCGAAAGATGGTAACACGGCTCAGGCGCCGGCGGGTGTACCGCCGGCTGTGAAGACTGGCCGGAAGGAG AAGCGAACAAGATTTGTGGCCACGCCGGATGAGATAATTGCCTAA